One Vespa crabro chromosome 1, iyVesCrab1.2, whole genome shotgun sequence genomic region harbors:
- the LOC124424580 gene encoding protein artichoke-like has protein sequence MWTTRPHTKRKRWDSPASKTSTSIGKESSKKQQRSDRRRDGFRILYSVVLAACMATQEAKSARCPPPETIPGCPCYNFEDGLFLECAGATEESLRNALSSVIQAAGPEGTFVQSLSVYELDRKVEELRPQAFPLGSQIRHLQISHSAIREISEEAFVRLGKSLESLALVSGRLPRVPQKAMSTLRRLKILDLEANLIHELPSFSFYSLSLIKLNLKGNQIVRISEYAFAGLEDTLKDLDMAENKIRMFPMTSLRRLEHLTSLKLAWNEVAQLPEDGYSRLDALNFLDLSSNNFKNIPLNCFRCCPSLRTLSLYYNAVESVDKDAFISLIDLESIDLSHNKIVFLDVATFRANQKLRSIDLSHNHIHYIRGVFSRLPELKELFLAENNILEIPAETFAGSTSLSVVYLQQNAIRRIDARGLVTLGQLAQLHLSGNYIEKVPRDFLEHCENLSTLSLDGNNIRELEVGTFAKAKQLRELRLQDNQITEVKRGVFAPLPSLLELHLQNNAITDMETGALRSLHSLQHVNLQGNLLAVLGDVFQVSNEIGQNGNTGSSLVSIQLDNNGLGVLHNDSLRGQASVRIMWLGHNRLTRLQAPLFRDLLLVERLYLTNNSISRIEDTAFQPMQALKFLELSMNRLSHVTVRTFSELHELEELYLQDNGLRRLDPYALTALKRLRILDLANNNLNVLHDKIFQEGLPIRTLNLKNCTVSLIENGAFRGLNNLYELNLEHNHLTATALDRLDIPGLRILRISYNNFSQISGNSLDGLPSLQHLAMDSAQIHRMPAELFSKNKNLAKLLLSNNFLKILPPVLFLELDSLKEVKLDGNRFIEIPYEVLANASTIEFLSLANNEIDHVDMSRLNGLTSLRELDLRSNYITTLSGFAAVNLSRLISVDLSHNHLTALPANFFARSNLLRKVELAVNKFRQIPAVALSAQNIPNLAWLNVTANPLIRIHEISSEARYPALQEIHISGTNLTIVTSQDFEAFPALMHLFMGSNMISRVSPSAFRSLSNLLTLDLSINQLELLPQERLKGLEHLRLLNLTHNRLKDLEDFPPDLKALQILDLSYNQISNVGKSTFQHLENLAELHLYGNWISSISPDAFKRLKKLRILDLSRNFLANLPLNAFRPLETQIRSLRAEENPLHCDCESQELWEWLRDHQKLVGGGVSRNRGGGGMRMNDVESGLLKCEQPPELRGLVFLDLDPHAFCSAPLVLKLAIQDIQPFSVLVSWQSRNHSGLRGYQVAYHALDNVDEVHGKILEPNARSIKLSKLMPNTRYQICVFGLGNWLTNLNEEMVVSHLNISKDELIESTPVTQMEDSPTSRCTEVKTLETQNAVISSDGSSMGDMGGVSSFLTRRLGLIVGCCMGFVVFLLLVSILGYLKVKKQREAVKRDQQPIPPEYISYRHFSIQSGEAGHAARQASQEGQHPSFISNVGNTTLNV, from the exons atgtggACGACGAGGCCGCATACGAAACGAAAGCGCTGGGATTCGCCAGCGAGTAAAACGAGTACGTCGATCGGCAAAGAATCGTCCAAGAAACAACAACGAAGTGATCGTCGACGGGACGGTTTCCGAATCCTTTATTCGGTGGTCCTGGCGGCCTGTATGGCGACACAGGAAGCAAAAAGCGCCAGGTGCCCACCGCCGGAAACAATACCAGGATGTCCGTGTTACAATTTCGAAGACGGCCTCTTTCTCGAATGTGCTGGTGCCACCGAAGAGTCCCTCAGGAATGCCTTGTCCAGTGTTATACAAGCTGCTGGACCAGAAG GAACGTTCGTCCAATCATTAAGTGTCTACGAGCTGGATCGAAAGGTGGAGGAACTCCGACCCCAAGCTTTTCCATTGGGCTCGCAAATTAGACACTTACAGATCTCACACTCGGCGATTCGTGAAATCAGCGAGGAGGCTTTCGTACGATTGGGCAAGAGCTTGGAATCGTTGGCTCTCGTGTCCGGTCGACTACCACGAGTACCTCAAAAAGCGATGTCCACGTTGAGACGCTTGAAGATCCTCGATCTCGAGGCTAATCTTATTCATGAACTACCGAGTTTCAGCTTTTACAGcttatcattgataaaactGAATTTAAAGGGAAATCAAATAGTCAGAATCTCAGAGTACGCATTCGCCGGCTTGGAGGATACGTTAAAAGATCTTGATATGGCAGAGAATAAGATCAGGATGTTTCCTATGACATCACTTAGAAGGTTGGAACACTTAACATCATTGAAACTCGCGTGGAACGAGGTCGCACAGTTACCCGAAGATGGATACTCGCGACTTGACGCATTAAATTTTCTTGATCTCAGCAGCAACAATTTCAAGAATATACCTCTGAACTGTTTCCGTTGTTGTCCGTCTTTAAGGACTCTTTCGCTCTACTACAATGCTGTTGAGTCAGTCGACAAAGACGCCTTTATATCTTTGATAGATCTCGAGTCTATCGATCTTAGTCACAACAAGATCGTATTCTTAGACGTTGCTACATTTCGTGCCAATCAGAAGCTCAGGTCCATTGATCTCAGCCATAATCACATACACTATATACGTGGTGTATTCTCAAGATTGCCAGAATTAAAAGAACTCTTTCTAgcggaaaataatatattggaGATACCAGCAGAAACATTCGCTGGTAGTACCAGTCTCTCAGTCGTGTATCTTCAACAGAATGCTATTAGAAGGATCGACGCTAGAGGCTTGGTAACCCTCGGTCAGTTGGCCCAACTTCATCTAAGCGGTAATTACATCGAGAAAGTACCGAGGGACTTTCTCGAGCATTGCGAGAATCTATCGACTCTCTCTTTGGACGGTAACAACATACGGGAATTGGAAGTAGGAACGTTCGCGAAGGCGAAGCAATTGAGAGAACTTCGGCTGCAAGACAATCAAATTACAGAAGTTAAGAGAGGAGTCTTTGCTCCTTTACCGTCTCTTTTAGAGCTTCATCTTCAAAATAACGCGATAACAGACATGGAGACTGGTGCTTTACGATCTTTACATAGTCTTCAGCACGTTAATCTCCAAGGGAATTTATTAGCAGTCTTGGGAGATGTATTTCAAGTGTCAAACGAAATCGGACAAAATGGAAATACCGGAAGTTCTTTGGTATCCATACAACTGGATAACAATGGACTCGGTGTACTGCACAATGATTCTCTAAGAGGTCAAGCCTCTGTTAGAATCATGTGGTTAGGACACAATAGATTGACGCGCCTCCAGGCTCCACTTTTCAGAGATCTTCTTTTGGTCGAGCGACTCTATCTCACGAACAACTCGATTTCACGAATAGAGGATACCGCTTTTCAACCAATGCAAGCTTTAAAATTCCTCGAACTTAGCATGAATCGATTGAGTCACGTCACCGTGAGAACTTTTTCTGAATTGCATGAACTCGAAGAACTCTATTTGCAGGACAACGGTCTTCGACGATTGGATCCCTACGCGTTAACAGCTCTAAAACGACTGCGTATACTGGATCTTGCTAACAACAATCTAAACGTATTGCACGATAAGATTTTCCAGGAAGGTCTACCTATTAGAACTTTGAATCTGAAGAATTGTACGGTTAGTTTAATCGAAAACGGTGCCTTCAGAGGattaaataatctttatgaacTTAATCTTGAACATAATCACCTCACTGCCACGGCTTTAGACAGATTGGACATACCGGGATTGAGGATCCTCAGGATATCCTACAATAATTTTAGTCAAATCAGTGGGAACTCATTGGACGGTTTACCGTCCCTTCAACACCTTGCCATGGATTCTGCACAAATCCATCGAATGCCGGccgaattattttcgaaaaataaaaatctggCCAAGTTGTTACTAAGTAACAATTTCCTTAAAATTTTACCGCCTGTTCTCTTCCTTGAATTGGATTCGCTGAAGGAGGTCAAACTAGACGGGAATAGATTCATAGAGATTCCGTACGAAGTTCTTGCAAACGCTAGTACCATCGAGTTTCTCTCACTCGCAAACAATGAAATAGACCACGTGGATATGTCGCGTTTAAACGGATTGACCAGTTTACGAGAACTCGATCTACGTAGTAATTACATCACGACCCTCTCTGGTTTCGCGGCAGTAAACTTGTCTCGTTTGATATCCGTAGATCTTAGTCACAATCATTTGACCGCCCTTCCGGCTAACTTCTTCGCTCGATCGAATCTCTTACGTAAAGTTGAATTAGCCGTGAACAAGTTTCGACAGATACCAGCGGTCGCACTCTCCGCTCAGAATATACCGAATCTTGCCTGGCTCAACGTCACTGCCAATCCTCTCATCAGAATACACGAAATAAGTTCCGAGGCAAGATACCCGGCTCTTCAAGAGATCCACATTTCTGGGACGAATCTCACCATTGTTACCAGCCAAGATTTCGAGGCCTTTCCCGCTCTGATGCATCTCTTCATGGGCAGTAACATGATTTCTAGAGTGTCGCCAAGCGCTTTTCGCAGTCTATCAAATCTCCTCACTTTGGATCTCAGTATCAACCAACTGGAACTCTTACCTCAGGAGAGATTGAAGGGTTTAGAACATCTGAGACTACTCAATCTGACGCACAACCGTTTGAAGGATCTCGAAGATTTCCCGCCGGATTTGAAGGCACTTCAAATACTCGACCTCTCTTACAATCAGATCAGTAACGTAGGAAAGAGCACATTCCAGCATCTGGAGAATCTCGCGGAACTACATCTTTACGGTAACTGGATATCCTCGATATCGCCAGACGCATTCAAACGTTTAAAGAAACTACGGATTTTGGATCTCAGCAGAAATTTCTTAGCCAATTTACCACTAAATGCCTTTCGTCCACTGGAAACACAGATACGGAGCTTAAGGGCTGAAG AAAATCCTCTACACTGTGACTGCGAATCCCAGGAGCTTTGGGAATGGTTACGGGACCATCAAAAGCTGGTAGGTGGTGGCGTGAGCCGAAAtcgtggtggtggtggtatgCGAATGAACGACGTGGAAAGCGGATTGCTAAAGTGCGAACAACCGCCAGAATTGCGTGGCCTGGTTTTCCTCGACCTCGATCCGCATGCTTTCTGCTCCGCGCCGTTGGTCCTAAAACTCGCGATCCAGGATATACAGCCATTCTCAGTGTTGGTGTCCTGGCAGAGTAGAAATCACTCCGGGCTACGAGGGTACCAGGTCGCTTATCATGCTCTGGACAACGTCGACGAG gtCCACGGAAAAATTCTAGAGCCGAATGCCCGTTCGATAAAACTTTCCAAATTGATGCCCAACACTCGCTATCAGATCTGCGTATTTGGGCTAGGCAACTGGTTGACAAATCTCAACGAGGAGATGGTTGTGAGCCATCTGAATATTTCGAAGGACGAACTGATCGAATCAACGCCAGTAACACAAATGGAGGATTCACCTACGAGCCGCTGCACCGAAGTAAAGACTTTGGAAACACAGAACGCAGTGATAAGTAGCGATGGTTCTTCTATGGGAGACATGGGTGGTGTCAGCAGTTTTCTCACGAGAAGACTTGGTCTCATAGTTGGCTGCTGTATGGGATTCGTCGTCTTTCTTCTACTCGTCTCGATCTTGGGATATCTTAAGGTCAAGAAGCAACGAGAGGCCGTAA